DNA sequence from the Burkholderiales bacterium genome:
CGAATACGGCGGCGTCTCTGCGCTCGCGAGCGCGGCGATCTGGCGCTGGTTGACGAGGTCGACGTAACGGCGCAGCGGCGAGCTCGCCCAGAGGTACTGCTCGACGCCCAGGCCGACGTGCGCCGACGGCACCGTGCTCATGCGCACCTTGCCGCCGCCCTGCACGCGGTAGATGGCGCCGGCCCCCGCCTCCGCGAGCTGCCGGCCCCACGTGCTGTTCACGAAGATCATCAGCTCCGACACGAGCTTGTCGATGGGCGTGCCTCGGAAGCGCCGGATGATCTCGATGCGGTCGTTCTCGACGCGGAAATTGTACTCGGCGCGCTGCTCGCCTTCGGGCTGGTCGCCGCGGCGGGCTTTCTCGAGCTGCCCCGCCCACTGCCAGAGCCGCGCGAGCTCCCTGCCGTACGCGTGCTCGATCTCTCCGAGCGCGATGCTTTCCTCGTTGAAGTGCATCTCGAGCGGCTCGTGCCTGAGATTGTGCGCGATCCTTACTCGCTCGACGCGGGTCTCGGTCGACACCGCCTCGCCTGCCGGCGTCACCTCGACGTACATCGATACCGACGGACACTCGACGCCTTCGGCCAGGGTGTAACGATCGATCGTGGTCGGCGGCAGCATGGTGATCTTGCCGCCCGGGAAGTACACCGTGGACAGCCGTTCGCGCGCGACCTCGTCGAGCGCGCTGCCGACGGAGACGCCGAGCGCCGGCGCCGCGATGTGTATGCCGATGCGCGTGTTGCCGTTCGGCAGGTCGGCCACCGAAAACGCGTCGTCGATCTCGGTCGTGCTGGTGTCGTCGATGCTGAACGCGACCGCTTCCGAGAGCGGCAGCTCGCGCGCGATCGGCTCGGGCAGCGGCGCCTCGCTCTTCGGGCCTTTCGGCAGGTTCTCGAAGACGAAACGATTGAGATGGAAGTCGTGCGTCGACGGAATGCCGCCGCAGCGCTCGATGACGCGCACCGGCGTCATCTTCATCGCCGCGCTCGCCTCTTCGAGCGCTTTCCATTCGTTCGCGTTCTTGTCGGGCTTGTAGAGCAGCACGTCGAGCATCGGCCTGAATTCTTCGGGCAGCGTGCCCGACGTGAGCTGCGCCACGTA
Encoded proteins:
- a CDS encoding RNB domain-containing ribonuclease; the encoded protein is MNVFYEEEGALKVGSVLADNNTSLQVEAPHGKRSKIKSAAVVFRFEQPGIADFMAQAQAAADELDLDFLWEVSSQEEFGYEDLAREYYGRAPGSVEAGAVLLKLHGAPMYFYKRSRGRYKAAPETALKAALASVERKKQQAIAREKYVAQLTSGTLPEEFRPMLDVLLYKPDKNANEWKALEEASAAMKMTPVRVIERCGGIPSTHDFHLNRFVFENLPKGPKSEAPLPEPIARELPLSEAVAFSIDDTSTTEIDDAFSVADLPNGNTRIGIHIAAPALGVSVGSALDEVARERLSTVYFPGGKITMLPPTTIDRYTLAEGVECPSVSMYVEVTPAGEAVSTETRVERVRIAHNLRHEPLEMHFNEESIALGEIEHAYGRELARLWQWAGQLEKARRGDQPEGEQRAEYNFRVENDRIEIIRRFRGTPIDKLVSELMIFVNSTWGRQLAEAGAGAIYRVQGGGKVRMSTVPSAHVGLGVEQYLWASSPLRRYVDLVNQRQIAALASAETPPYSGKDEQLLAVMREFESAYDIYNEFQRQMERYWCLRWLLQENVTSVVATVLRENLVRFDELPVVARVPSVPQVKPGTQVVLDLSKIDLLDLSFHAEFERIVEPAAAEANV